The segment agggtttaatatttagaatttctttattaaaattttgaaatccattatgtttccactgtgcatgcctaccttgaaaccctacagtggtatcagagctggccttgtttggttcaatcatatatacataatatttatgtgatccatagtatgatttatactataaaatgatttatgctttcatatgatgatatgaaataatgcatatatcattcaccacttcatcatcttgacataaggttgtcctagcataacggagttatgctgcaaggttgtcctaggatgatgaatatccatatgttacacttgcacatgtagaaagttttaatgttgatacataaataggtattatgtagttagaatgtgcatgagaccaaataaaagctctcattagaaaattatattaagtggtagtgatatgcaactatgggttaactaatttttgatcaattgattaattggtgtctaggaaagtgctataggttgttctttaattggttccgttgtctgacctgaccaatttattgatgtctaaggaaagcaacgggaggacccccatcttacttacctggccaatttgattaagcgatcttgatattgaaaaatcctaatgttaaaaacactattaagggccttccttcatgctaggttaatattacatcatgaactatggctagtttgttgtgttaacatgaggcttgtcataaggattgatataacataattctggtgcatagaagatgcttacggtaattttaaatatgctgctttgttgtgttaacataagagcagttatattagaatttgactgtattgaaatgaagagtctaacttaactaaaatattatagcttgttgtgttaacacaaggctaataatattttagagaccaagatataatattgaaaattacatgagatacaattggaaagagttttctacctatgaactcaaaagaatttattgtgttaacacaagatcattatgaggaattagggtctcaatcccactaagataaatattaaatatgttctcgttcatcatagtagagggttatgatgttcgataaaatagtgggaggcacaattaaatctaaagaccttatttaattgtatgagtcaatatgagttatttgcttatgtaatattctttaattattatagattaaattctataaatggcatcttcactatcattgcgaggaattttagattccaacaagttgaccgatctcaattatgtggactggttgaggaatttaaagatcgtactcactcaggagaagctctcctatattcttgacatccctgaaccacaagaggttggggatgatgccacagaagaggaggtatccatatacaagatgtggaaaaatgacagtttgactatcaagtgcatcatactgacctctatgagcaatgagttgcagaggcagcatgagagcatggatactcaatccatactcctcaatcttaaagagttgtatggaaaacatagtagaactgctagatatgagatatctaagcagttattccgtgctagaatgactgagggatcatccgtacaagaccatatcctgaaggtcattgatctaatcactagattgggtcaacttggttttgtgatggatggagaattaagtcaggatttgatcctgcaatctctctccgagtcattcactcagtttgttgtgaactatcatatgaacaaactaaatacctccttacctgagctgttaaatatacttaagacagctgagagccatattaagaaagaaaagactctacttcttcttgtggataaaaccttaaagaagaagtcaggttttaagggttcaaaaaaagcactaaatcctaagggtggcaagatgaagaagaaggggaagaaagtctctggATAGGGTACCTGcattcactgcggcaaggcaggacactgaaaagaaattgcaaattatatcttgcaactgtaaaggtagGTGTaagcaatgcaccaaaaggtatgtatgagatacatataattttgtcattaagttctttcaattcagactcttgggtattggatactgcctgcggttctcatatctgcaagtcattgcaggggctgcaaaaCATTAGAGTGctaaagaagggtgacttcgagctctacggtgctggaggagagtcaatccaagtagaggctgtagggacatatatgttaaagttatctTCTGAANNNNNNNNNNNNNNNNNNNNNNNNNNNNNNNNNNNNNNNNNNNNNNNNNNNNNNNNNNNNNNNNNNNNNNNNNNNNNNNNNNNNNNNNNNNNNNNNNNNNGCTATAAAATGCAAACCTCCTAGAAGTATGACAGCCCCTGTTTGTCCAAAAGCTTCCATAAGCCACAAAACTACCGTTGCAAACATGGAAATTATCACAATTGCAAGTCCAAGACCAATGAAAAATTGCCACTAAAGCAGCAATCACCTGACACAGACAGGATCTataagagagaaaaaccttttgaTTTCTTACATGATAACACAAGCTGCAAAATATTTACTTCACATAATCAAAGAATATTTAGAAAGCTAACAAACATCAAACTGAGCATTAGCTAGCATCTTAACCTCAGAGAAAAAACTGTTGTAAAGAACAATTTTCTTGTAATTCTGCCTGAAGGTAATTTTGAAACATTGGTCAAAAAACAGAAGAGATGGAGTATAGAGATCCTAACCTAACAAATGGAAACAGAAGGGCATCCGTGGACCTTATCAATTGCTAGAACAACCTTTAAACAAGCCGAAAGACAAAACATGACAGGAAAGGGGCGACATCATTTCCTTTATAgatataaagaaaaagaagaagggacaAACTAGATTGATTTCAGATATAAAATATGAATTGTTTTGATCGAAAGGTTTTGCAGCAGAAAAGTGATTAATGTTGATATGGAGAGAATTAACTAGGAAGATGAAATGTAGACAGAAAAAGAAATAAGTGAAATGTTGGAGATAGGTTATGCTATTTCCCTGACTACTGTGCTCATAGTATCTATATACATCTAATAAAAACATGTGCCACATCATGCATGATTAAAAGTGTCTCTTGTGAATTGACAATGTATGTCACATGATAAGGGGTAAGAAATAATCAATGTAGAGCAATCAGCCTTTTATAgagaaaagatagagagaaaaaagagaatacAAACTAAGGATTCAGATCCTAGAGGACATCTTGCGGGACATCGAGATGGGGTGCCATCCCCATGTATCGGGGCAGGACCATCCCGCCATTGTCCCAACATCCTGATCAGGACATTCTGGGACATCTCTTATCTCAAGTGTTGGGACAAGGCAGGACGGCGGCGCATCCTGTTCGATGAAAAAACTAGAACAATCCCATCCCACAAATTTAAAACCttgatataaatttcaaaaatgaaAACCGGCCGTGcatcaaaaattgattttttttaactCTCTTTTTGAGAGAGATAGAGACCACCCACCTAGAGTAAAATTAGATAGATCCAAGAAATTAGAGATGCACCAAGACTCGACCAAGAACCCCCCATAGGAGAGAAGTATTACGATCAGGCATTGCCCAATTCACATTCTCTTGGACTAATCCAAAGAAAATTAGAACTTGTCACCTTAAAGTACGTTAAAGATCCATTCTATGATTCCTTATAACCAAAAACCTGATTCATGGTGGTCTTAAGTGGAGAAGAATTGTGGCTTCCAGAATTTTTATAATGATTACAGATAAATAGATGATTCAACGTGACATGTCATAAAGAACAAGGAACACCTATGAAACATTTAGCAATCTCATTTTGCCATTTAGTGATCAGTATCTCAAATTTGTCGTCACCTTTAATGACAAAGCTCAAAAATTCTTAACAGTATTCTTTAGTTAGCCAGACCAATCCAATTCTGCAAGATCATGTATATAATATATTTGAATATATGTCAGAAAATTTTGGTTTAATTTTATGTgaaggtagaaaaatctatcctgtttctGCATTGCACATGCCTAAAGCCTGATAATACcattcaataaataaaaaaagtttaACATGTATGATACTTAGGAGAAAAAATAAACTCATAAAGTTACAACTTTGGATTAACCCAGATTTCCTTAGTATTACAAGATTTTATACTTTTCCAAACATGGTTACAGGTAATGCACAGGAATTTATGGAGCAAGATCAATACTAAGCATAATCAAGTCTCAAttacttctttctttttatttcttcttttccaATAAATGGGCATCCAAATCAAATTATTGTttaaactattaaaaaaaaaaggcaagatGGTGACAGGTGAAAcaaatgaagaagaatatgatTAGAACAAACCATGAGTATAAGAAATTTTGTGATTCAGTCATGGCAATAACTGAGAGGATGCTGCACCATATTACAGTGAAAAAGGATGTTGTCCCCAAACGCAATAAAGAATCAAGACCCCTGATGCAGCATTCCAGCCAAACCATTGATAGAAGAAGGATCAACTTTCCAAAATACAAAATCCAAGTAAAAATTATAGGACACACATGCTCAACTTTAAGACGGACATAATCATGGCCCATCTGTAAAACAGCTACAAAGGTTGTGAACCGTGGTTTCTGCTGTTCAACCCATTCACTAGTCACTTTCAAGACATAAAAAGCCACAGCTCTTAGATCCTTAGCAGCCACCGCAGCTGAAAGACTGCTATTTTCCGTCATATTTTCGACAGGAATACCCTCAGCCACATTATTTGACAAAATCTTTTGATTGTGATTACCGTTGTTGAACATTTCATTGTTTCCTCTTGATCCAGAAGCACCCGATGACAAGTCACTTCCAGCGGGATCTCTTATTTTACTTGATGTATCCACTGTTTGTGATAAATTTGGGTTTGTATCATCTGACTTCCCTCTGCAAGAAACACCAGCAGATCTCTGCTTGTTTTTCTTACCACTCCCCTTGGTATTGTTTTTGCCCTCCCAAGTAGGACTACTTGATGCTTCTTCTTCAGCAATCTTCCCATCATGTGATTTTAGATTTTCTTTATTCACATCTCTGAAACTACATTTTTGTAATTAGGTCCATTGCGATTTAGACCATTTCTTTGTTGGTTTCCCTTCCGAGCCATGATATATCTGCTACAGATAAAAGCTTGGAGGCATGCTAATCAATTTCTGACAGTCTAAAAGTTAGATCCATTATACAGCAATTCAtctttcaataaaaaatagaacCTGTAAAACCAGATGAAGTTATAAGCACACATGAACCCAAGATACAGATAAAAATGgcaaaagaaaaatatagaaaaaggCCATGGCACATTATGAACTTAGTGAAAGGCTTTTCACAAAAGTTATTACCATTGTTTTAATGTGCGATTCAAAGATGGTGATGTACAAAAACCCAGAATGTAGGATAGAGTTCAGCATGTACCAGCTGGTGTATAAGCATGATTTTTCATCAGATGGATAGCATCCATTTCAAACCATAATATAACAAATTCAAATAGCATTTTGGTGTCAAAAACAAATTGATTTATGCCATTTTGCCAGAAAATAGATACATTTTTGGATGAAACAACACTGTTTCGAGGAGAAAGAACAACTCAAAGGCCATTAATAAGCATTTTCAGGGGTCGTTTTAGTTTAAGCTACTTGAAAATGCAAAACATTCAACCAAAGCTTTGGATCATAGTCATAGCTTTTACAGCATTACTTCCATCACCTCTTACCCACACAGCCAAACAAACAACTCAGGCTCAAGCAAAAGTCTGCATCCACATTACATATGCGCCAAGCATAGACTTTTACATCAGTAGTTAATCATGCATGCTTTGAACCTCAAACAGTTTCACTAACACTCACTTTTATACATCAGCATCCTCAGTTGCTAATCACTTCAATAGCAAGCTTACATCACAACCAACAGCATTTAATATATCCATCAACCTGCGACTATATGCACCTAATGTCACTATTCTAGAGTTCATTCATTTGGTAGCTGCTTGAAGCTTTATTCAGAGGCTGAACCCACTTTTGCTGACTTTGTTTTTGCCCAATGGTACTTCATATTTTTGCTACTTCACGCACTAGTTGTCTAGTGATTGTGCTTGGTACTTTTCCTCTGGATGCTACATTAATTGCCCAATACAAGCTTGTCAACATAATTATAACTTTGCAGCTTGTATTTTTCATCATCTTGGTGCAGAATATAGTGCATAATCTCTTGTTTGTGCTCATGCAACTCAAGCACAGCATAGTTCATCATTTCAGGCCGTGGCATGGAAACTTCTTAAGAATTCTTTCTCAAGCATTTACTATCTCCACTACCTCCCTCACTTTCTCCCTTCCAAGTTCCATCAGAAAAATATACTGAGACATCCATCTTTCACATGACAATCTCACACTGCAACACCCACCATGGCTTTGAGAGGTGTGCTGCACAAAGAAAGTTTATATAGTATGCATAAACAGCATATACATGATTTGCATTTGGTCATCCGTAATTAATGTCACCAATCAGCACAAGGCTTTGTATGCAAACTCTGTGGACTTTCAAAGATTTAATCCTCCAGGTGCTTTGATAAATCAT is part of the Elaeis guineensis isolate ETL-2024a chromosome 15, EG11, whole genome shotgun sequence genome and harbors:
- the LOC140854137 gene encoding uncharacterized protein; amino-acid sequence: MFNNGNHNQKILSNNVAEGIPVENMTENSSLSAAVAAKDLRAVAFYVLKVTSEWVEQQKPRFTTFVAVLQMGHDYVRLKVEHVCPIIFTWILYFGKLILLLSMVWLECCIRGLDSLLRLGTTSFFTVIWCSILSVIAMTESQNFLYSW